A genomic window from Aquitalea aquatilis includes:
- a CDS encoding thiamine ABC transporter substrate-binding protein: MQLFKTTSLISALLLAGLSHAAELRVLTHSSFAVSKPLLAEFEQQNGVKLSIIKAGDAGEMVNKLILTRANPIADVVYGIDNTMMGKAAAAGVLLPEAAERKSGQPLLPGATSIDYGYVTLNYDKAWFAKKQLPLPKTLDDLTRPAYKDLLVVENPATSSPGLAFLLSTISAMGETKAMAFWAKLRDNGVKVSKGWTEAYYTDFSRNGGARPIVVSYATSPAAEVFYSKEKLSTSPTANLLLPGAVFQQVEGAVLVKGGQQAALARKFVAFLRSDAVQKDIPTTMWMYPVQPGIALDPVFQHAEKPATHTTPDQQQIAAKSAGWVGKWTRIVLKSGQ, from the coding sequence ATGCAGTTGTTCAAAACCACTAGTCTCATCAGCGCGCTGCTGCTGGCCGGCCTGAGCCATGCCGCCGAACTGCGCGTGCTTACCCATAGCTCGTTTGCCGTGTCCAAGCCCTTGCTGGCGGAGTTCGAGCAGCAGAATGGCGTCAAACTCAGCATCATCAAGGCCGGCGATGCCGGCGAGATGGTCAACAAGCTGATCCTGACCCGCGCCAATCCCATTGCCGACGTGGTGTACGGCATCGACAACACCATGATGGGCAAGGCCGCTGCTGCTGGTGTGTTGTTGCCGGAAGCTGCAGAGCGCAAGTCCGGCCAGCCGCTGCTGCCGGGTGCCACCAGCATCGACTATGGCTATGTCACGCTGAACTACGACAAGGCCTGGTTTGCCAAGAAGCAGCTGCCGCTGCCCAAGACCCTGGACGACCTGACCCGTCCGGCCTACAAGGACCTGCTGGTGGTGGAAAATCCGGCAACTTCCAGCCCCGGTCTGGCTTTCCTGCTGTCGACCATCTCCGCCATGGGTGAGACCAAGGCCATGGCTTTCTGGGCCAAATTGCGCGACAACGGCGTCAAGGTGAGCAAGGGCTGGACCGAGGCCTATTACACCGACTTCTCGCGCAACGGCGGCGCGCGTCCCATCGTGGTGAGCTATGCCACCAGCCCGGCGGCAGAAGTGTTCTATAGCAAGGAAAAACTCAGCACCTCGCCCACCGCCAACCTGCTGCTGCCTGGCGCGGTATTCCAGCAAGTGGAAGGCGCTGTGCTGGTGAAGGGCGGCCAGCAAGCCGCGCTGGCGCGCAAATTTGTTGCCTTCCTGCGCTCGGACGCCGTGCAGAAGGATATCCCCACCACGATGTGGATGTATCCGGTGCAGCCTGGCATCGCGCTGGATCCGGTATTCCAGCATGCCGAAAAGCCGGCAACCCACACTACGCCTGACCAGCAACAGATTGCGGCCAAGAGCGCCGGCTGGGTCGGCAAGTGGACACGCATCGTGCTGAAGTCCGGCCAGTAA
- a CDS encoding DUF1800 domain-containing protein has protein sequence MAEHALAGLPYTEERAFSMKSHAQTAIRLILLCLLPLTAWAGIGEEGARHLLSRTGFGANPAQIALYAPLGRQQAVDRLLDHAVYSALSAPPAWVNEPFDHPGKPNLTEDEKKALQKERNEHAQELRGWWLEEMRSTPSPLTEKMTLFWHNHFVSGLDKVGVPQLMYQQNVLLRHQALGNFGQLLHAIARDPAMMRYLDTVNNRKGQPNENFAREVMELFTLGEGHYSEQDIREAARAFTGWSLDKDFQFVYRPNQHDNGDKTIFGQQGNFDGDDVLDMLLRKPQTARFVTIKLWKTLVSPTPNEADIQRLSALFYRDNYEIRPLLRAMLLTPAFWQSQGQLIKSPLELTVGTLVTFDLTPPDWRALAGLNRQLGQDVFNPPNVKGWPGGEVWINSATLLTRKQFLDRLSHDAAPIRNNFVKADSQMDEARGREARIQRMIQAGLRPIKLQPDEWTAIYHIRTAADSARLLLAVPPAQPLPEGMSGAQAIAPLLLDPAYQVH, from the coding sequence GTGGCCGAGCACGCTCTGGCCGGCCTGCCTTATACCGAAGAGCGAGCCTTTTCCATGAAATCGCATGCGCAAACAGCCATCCGCCTGATCCTGCTCTGCCTGCTGCCGCTCACCGCCTGGGCCGGCATTGGCGAAGAAGGGGCACGTCACTTGCTGTCGCGCACCGGCTTTGGTGCCAATCCGGCACAAATCGCCCTGTATGCCCCACTGGGCCGCCAACAGGCAGTGGACCGGCTGCTGGATCATGCCGTGTACAGCGCCCTCAGCGCGCCGCCCGCCTGGGTCAATGAACCATTCGACCACCCCGGCAAACCCAATCTGACCGAAGACGAAAAGAAAGCCCTGCAAAAAGAGCGCAACGAACATGCGCAAGAGTTGCGTGGCTGGTGGCTGGAAGAAATGCGCAGCACGCCCAGCCCGCTGACGGAAAAGATGACCCTGTTCTGGCATAACCATTTTGTTTCCGGGCTGGATAAGGTGGGCGTGCCGCAACTGATGTATCAGCAGAATGTATTGCTGCGCCATCAGGCACTGGGCAACTTCGGCCAGTTGCTGCACGCCATCGCCCGCGATCCGGCGATGATGCGCTATCTGGACACGGTGAATAACCGCAAGGGCCAGCCAAACGAGAATTTTGCCCGCGAAGTGATGGAGCTGTTCACCCTGGGCGAAGGCCATTACAGCGAGCAGGACATCCGCGAAGCCGCGCGTGCCTTTACCGGCTGGTCGCTGGACAAGGACTTCCAGTTTGTCTACCGCCCCAATCAGCATGACAACGGCGACAAAACCATCTTCGGCCAGCAAGGCAATTTCGATGGCGACGACGTGCTGGACATGCTGCTGCGCAAACCGCAGACCGCGCGCTTTGTCACCATCAAGCTGTGGAAAACCCTGGTGTCGCCCACCCCGAACGAGGCCGACATCCAGCGCCTGTCCGCGCTGTTCTACCGCGACAATTACGAAATCCGTCCGCTGCTGCGCGCCATGCTGCTGACACCGGCCTTCTGGCAAAGCCAGGGCCAGTTGATCAAGTCCCCGCTGGAACTGACCGTGGGCACGCTGGTGACCTTCGACCTGACCCCGCCGGACTGGCGTGCGCTGGCCGGGCTCAACCGCCAGTTGGGCCAGGACGTGTTCAACCCGCCCAATGTCAAAGGCTGGCCCGGTGGCGAAGTATGGATCAACAGCGCCACCCTGCTGACGCGCAAGCAGTTTCTGGACCGCCTCAGTCATGATGCCGCGCCCATTCGCAACAACTTCGTCAAAGCCGATAGCCAGATGGACGAAGCCCGCGGGCGCGAGGCACGTATCCAGCGGATGATCCAGGCCGGCTTGCGCCCGATCAAGCTGCAACCAGACGAGTGGACCGCCATCTACCATATCCGTACTGCAGCCGATAGCGCCCGCCTGCTACTGGCCGTGCCACCGGCCCAGCCGCTGCCGGAAGGCATGAGCGGCGCACAAGCCATTGCGCCCTTGCTGCTGGACCCGGCTTACCAGGTTCATTGA
- a CDS encoding DUF1501 domain-containing protein, which yields MFQRREFLKAMGAGLLVSVLPNLSYALAPAAYQRLLVLIELKGGNDGLNTVIPYASDDYYRLRPAIGIPRPQVLQLNEQIGLHPAMSSLLPLWQNHQLAVLQGVGYPEPNLSHFRSIEIWETASASNQYLGEGWLTRLFRSQPVPAGFAADGVVLSSQNLGPLDGGARAVVLSNPQDFARQAKLAADQQAGAHSGALSHILKVEGDIRTAANALQQPAMKPAANPADAPTAPPKAAGGFAQAINTLADILQNGTRIAVARITLTGFDTHGNQQPTQARLLGELADGLALLQNRLQAQGRWDDTLVLSYAEFGRRPRENGNRGTDHGTANSHFMLGGRVKGGLYGQTPLLAGVTDGNLPYAIDFRQLYSTVVQDWWGKDARQLFGGHFERLPLLRA from the coding sequence ATGTTTCAACGCCGCGAATTTCTCAAGGCCATGGGGGCCGGCCTGCTGGTTTCAGTACTGCCGAATCTCAGCTATGCACTGGCACCGGCCGCTTACCAGCGCCTGCTGGTGCTGATCGAGCTAAAAGGTGGCAATGACGGGCTCAATACGGTCATCCCCTACGCCAGCGATGACTACTATCGCCTGCGCCCCGCCATCGGTATTCCCCGGCCGCAAGTACTGCAACTAAATGAACAGATCGGCCTGCACCCGGCCATGAGCAGCCTGCTGCCCTTGTGGCAAAACCACCAGCTGGCGGTGCTGCAAGGCGTAGGCTATCCCGAGCCCAATCTGTCGCACTTTCGTTCCATCGAAATCTGGGAAACGGCCTCGGCCAGCAACCAGTATCTGGGCGAAGGCTGGCTGACCCGGCTGTTTCGCAGCCAGCCGGTACCGGCCGGCTTTGCTGCCGACGGCGTCGTGCTGTCCAGCCAGAACCTGGGGCCGCTGGATGGCGGAGCGCGCGCCGTGGTGCTGAGTAACCCGCAGGACTTCGCCCGTCAGGCCAAGCTGGCAGCAGACCAGCAGGCCGGCGCACACAGCGGCGCGCTGTCGCACATTCTCAAGGTGGAGGGCGATATCCGTACCGCAGCCAATGCCCTGCAACAACCCGCAATGAAACCAGCGGCCAATCCGGCCGATGCCCCCACCGCGCCGCCCAAGGCAGCAGGCGGCTTTGCCCAGGCCATCAACACTCTCGCTGACATCCTGCAAAACGGCACCCGCATCGCGGTGGCACGCATCACCCTCACCGGCTTTGACACCCACGGCAACCAGCAGCCCACCCAGGCCCGCTTGCTGGGCGAACTGGCCGACGGCTTGGCGCTGCTGCAAAACCGCTTGCAGGCACAGGGGCGCTGGGACGATACCCTGGTGCTGAGCTATGCCGAGTTTGGCCGCCGACCACGCGAAAACGGCAATCGCGGCACCGATCATGGCACCGCCAACAGTCATTTCATGCTGGGCGGCCGGGTCAAGGGCGGCCTGTACGGCCAGACACCGCTACTGGCGGGCGTGACGGATGGCAACCTGCCCTATGCCATCGACTTTCGCCAGCTGTACAGCACCGTGGTGCAAGACTGGTGGGGCAAGGACGCCCGCCAGCTATTCGGCGGCCATTTCGAGCGACTACCGCTGTTGCGGGCCTGA